The proteins below are encoded in one region of bacterium:
- a CDS encoding DegT/DnrJ/EryC1/StrS family aminotransferase: protein MEKLAIEGGSPVNTRPFPMWPSFSQKSIEMVAEPLKNGKVNYWTGDIGNKFEKEWAKWNGAKYCITTTNGTSALHTAVSALNIGPGDEVICPSYSFIASSFCILQAGAIPVFADVEKNSHTLDPNDIEDKITDRTKGIIVVHLYGIVANMYPILEVARKHNLFVIEDCAQCFGGIYKGKKTGTIGDVGCFSFCQSKHFTTGGEGGAVITNNEDLYWECMSFRDHGYDVKERLRLLEMEKKLMYIHKRVGFNYRMTEIQSLIGLCELERFDTWNLANRKRNGKFLISALKDHPLVLYPPLDTEERQNAFWWAPFVIDTEKLKVPLKQFIAAIEAEGVPAYGVQWPEMYKERAYIEKNGFGRLKYPFDDPNARKIDYSKVECKTAKWLSDRTMSFFTHPVYEMEHMEKCVEAFNKVANVYMK, encoded by the coding sequence ATGGAAAAATTAGCAATTGAAGGTGGAAGTCCTGTAAATACAAGACCATTTCCTATGTGGCCCTCTTTTTCTCAAAAGTCAATAGAAATGGTAGCAGAACCATTGAAAAATGGGAAAGTGAATTATTGGACAGGAGATATTGGCAATAAATTTGAAAAAGAATGGGCAAAATGGAATGGTGCTAAATATTGTATTACCACAACAAATGGGACAAGTGCTTTACACACTGCTGTTTCTGCTCTTAATATTGGTCCAGGTGATGAAGTAATATGTCCTTCTTATTCTTTTATTGCTTCTTCCTTTTGTATTTTACAGGCAGGAGCAATACCTGTTTTTGCTGATGTTGAGAAAAACTCACATACTCTTGACCCAAATGATATAGAAGACAAAATTACTGATAGAACAAAAGGTATAATTGTTGTTCATCTTTATGGAATTGTTGCTAATATGTACCCAATTCTTGAAGTTGCAAGAAAACATAATCTTTTTGTTATTGAAGATTGTGCTCAGTGTTTTGGAGGAATTTATAAGGGAAAGAAAACGGGAACAATTGGAGATGTTGGTTGTTTTAGTTTCTGCCAGAGCAAACACTTTACAACAGGTGGAGAGGGAGGAGCAGTTATTACAAATAATGAGGACCTTTACTGGGAATGTATGTCATTTAGGGACCATGGATATGATGTAAAAGAGAGATTACGACTTCTTGAAATGGAAAAAAAATTAATGTACATACACAAAAGAGTTGGTTTTAATTATAGAATGACAGAAATACAATCATTGATAGGTCTTTGTGAACTTGAGAGATTTGATACATGGAATTTAGCAAATAGAAAAAGGAACGGGAAATTTCTAATTTCTGCCTTAAAAGACCATCCTCTTGTTTTATATCCACCACTTGATACAGAAGAAAGACAGAATGCTTTTTGGTGGGCTCCATTTGTTATTGATACAGAGAAATTAAAAGTCCCTTTAAAACAATTTATCGCAGCAATTGAGGCAGAAGGTGTTCCTGCTTATGGAGTTCAATGGCCCGAAATGTATAAAGAAAGAGCATATATAGAAAAAAATGGTTTTGGGCGGTTAAAATATCCATTTGATGACCCTAATGCAAGAAAAATTGATTACTCAAAAGTTGAATGTAAAACAGCAAAATGGTTATCAGATAGGACAATGTCTTTCTTTACACATCCTGTATATGAAATGGAACATATGGAGAAATGTGTTGAAGCATTTAATAAAGTTGCTAATGTCTATATGAAATAG